The following DNA comes from Pseudophryne corroboree isolate aPseCor3 chromosome 8, aPseCor3.hap2, whole genome shotgun sequence.
CGTGCGTCCTTTTTTACTTCTCCTTtgtgttgttacaggggtgctataACGCTCGTCCGTGTGAAGCTGCAGGTTAAGAAGCACCTGCAAGAGAAAAACACAGTCCCCAACATCTTTAAGGACATTGTTAAGCGCCATCCGAATAAGACTGCACTGATCTTTGAGGGTACCGAAACGTCATGGACCTTCCAGGAGCTGGACGAGTTCTCCAATAGTGTAGCCAACTTCCTGTATGCCGAAGGCTTCCGGGCCGGGGATGTCATCGCACTGTTCATGGAGAACTGCAATGAGTATGTGGGGTTGTGGCTTGGCATGGCTAAAATAGGAGTGGAAGCTGCTCTGATCAACTTCAACTTACGGCTGGATGCCCTGGAACACTGCTTCAGCGTCTCCAATTCCAAGGCTGTGGTGTTTGGACGGGAGATGTCTCAAGGTGAGGGAGTGATTGGGCGATGTCTTTTGCCTGGTGATGGGATAGTTGTATAGGCAGTGAAAGCGACTTCAGTTGAATATGTCTGTTGTTGCTGCTACAGTTGTAGTATACCTCTTCCCAGGGTGCAAGCACAGTTAGAGCCGTCATTGGTTGTTGTCATTAGCAGAATGTTTCTGTAAGATGTGCAAGATCCTGTGCTGTCAGAGCGGAGATCTGCAGCTAAGGTGTGTCGTCATGTTGGCTGGTCCGCTATGCATTAGATGGGTAGGATCCAGTTATCTTTCTACAGGCCTCATTGATTGTGACTCTTCGTAGCTACACTAATACtgttttcacatcgcaaatgccaggttgcacccaggaattggaaacgggtgcgACACAGCATTCAACCGTTTacagctggcttcccgacccggcatattACCGGGTCGGGTTGTCATCGGGGGCAGGGAccaaggcggcactgggagatgaaatCATCTCCACGcctcctctgcctatactgtgaacgggttcCGGgtggcatcgacccggcaacccattcacactgcacctgacccgggaataacccttcttcattcctgggttgaattacggggtcaggcgacccggggaattcaggagtgaccctttcacaccgcacaacgacccgtgtcgacctggcaatgtaccgggttgataccgggctatttgtgcggtgtgaaaggggtagttGTTTAAACATTAATTTGCCAAAAAGTATTTGCTTACTAAATTTTAATGGACCTTAGTGGATAAAGATCTTAATTCAGAGGTGGACCCTGGAGTTGCGGGTGCAATAATATGCAAAATATGCCCTAGCGTGCGCCTGAAAGTGCAAGCCTTTGTGTGCATCTCAGGCCCAAAATGAGAAAATCCTCCATGTACCTGTTCCATTAAATCAGGGTTGTTATCCTCCAAAAGCCTAATTTCTCTGCCTGCATGCTTTTAGTGATACGTACATAGAATTAAAGGGAAATGCTGCCTCCCGGTGGCTACAGTATGATCTTGCATTGACAAGCCACAGCTCTTGAACAAAGCATGTTTGTGCCATTGACGAGGAAATCTACACAAGCCTTTAAAAACTAAATGTATAATGAATGGCGTGACACTCTGCATTAGAACGCTTTCCGGAGTGCCATTTGGAGCTGAAAAGACCCTAGTTGACGTAACTTTACTGCTCATTTtctatataatttttatatttttttataaatgcgTGTAATTTCCATATCAGAATTTCCGATGTCATTGGAAACACTAACATTTTGTATATTTTTCCTCCAGCCATGAATGACGTCTATGCCATGATGGGAAAATCGGTTCAGCTGTACTGCGTGGGTGATTGTGACCCGTCAACGGTTCCCCCTGGCACAGCGTTCATTGCTCCACTGCTGCAGAGCGCATCCCGTCATCCTCCCAaagaccctgggagaggattcacaGGTACCCACAGAGCAACACTGGCTGGCCTGCTGATGTTATTTTGTCTGGATTATTTGTGGGTATAGTGTAACCCCCATTCTGTCCTTGCTGTTTACATGCTCTAGTAGGAGGTATACAGAACTTGTCTGGTCTGTCCTGTTTTATTTGCCATAATCAGTGGGCTAATGTTTCTGTTGCATCATCCAGCTGATGTCATCAACTTTTAACACATTAGGGCAAAAATATGTTTGTGCTAAGCTAGAACTGGACATTCATAGACAGAGGATAACGATAGCcagtccaccaagaactcctggatATGTAAGTGCTGTATACACTGCTGCAGTGTGTTTATAGAATAAATATGGAGTTTTCCTTTAATGGCGCATCCACCCTTGCTATAAGTTTACGCTTGTCATTGCCTTTATTGGTAAACAAATCCTAGATCTATAACTTTAAACCCACTTTTGTATAGCGCGAGGTCAAAGTATCAATGGAAAATGTTTTGCGCTCGATTAAATACAAGGTTGCATGGATGAGAAGCAGGCTGGGGGAAGTCCTGGCGCCAAATCAGCAGGCTGGGGAAGCCCCGGTGCCCGAtcagcaaggcatatttaaggAGTTTGCAGCAGGCAGGCACCCCAACCACtttaaaggggggggaggggggtaaatcATCTCCGGAGGAACCCCCCCACTGATATTTAGACTATAAATTAATATTACTGATCTTTTGGTGCAAATCTTTCTAGAAATCTTTGATACGATCACATCCCAAACTAAATTTGTGATTTGGTGCATCTCCTACTGTTTTTGAACCCCATGGACtgtcttatactcgagtatattcaTTCCGCCCCCAACCCCCTCCTTTCATCAAAAATATGCTCCATCTTCTAATCCTTTTTATTTTccagataaattattttatatctacACCTCTGGAACAACAGGGCTTCCTAAGGCTGCCATTGTGGTGCACAGCAGGTTAGTAGGTTCTTACTTCCTGAGTGCTCCAGCAGGTTGCATAGGTCCTATCCACTAACCCGGCCTTTCTTCGCAGATACTTCCGCATGGCTGCCTTGGTGCACTATGGGTTTGGCATGCGAGCAGATGACGTGATCTATGACTGCCTTCCCCTGTACCATTCTGCAGGTAATCACACCTTATGCTTCTGCTTGGTTGCAGATAACTATCATCTCTAGCTATGGTTGTATGGCATCCTGTCACTTTccactttgttttatttttttgcagtgtACATTTTGTTTTACAGTTTGTCCTGTTTCTTTTTCCATAAAGAACTTCCATAGTTTGATCCTAGTCCTGTCTCTGTAATATCCATTTGTTACTCTTTGTTAAATTTATCCTGATTTTCCAGCTATTGATTAATTACATTTCTAATTTGGTTCCGCAGGTAACATTGTTGGAATGGGTCAGTGCATCCTCCTTGGTTTGACAGTTGTAATCAAAAAGAAATTTTCAGCATCACGGTTTTGggatgattgtataaagtataattGCACGGTGAGGGAGCCTGCTCTATTACCTAACTTAGGGACAGACTGCTGATTTGTTAGTTTGTAAATTCTCATGAGGAGGGCCCTCTTCCCCCATGTTATACATCACACACACCACCGGCGGGTCCAGTATGAAATGCTGGCACTCGCGATCCCTGCGATCATAAGACCAACAGGGGTGAGTGTGTGGTGTTCTCTCTtctcccctaaccctaacactctgtTACCGCAGCAGCCGGCCTTAGTGCCTGACCTTAACCACCCCCAGTGTTGACTATAGCTAAGTCCCCAATCTCTCTTCATCCCCCCCACAACCTAATCCCCTATCTGGCGCCTAAACctagcacacacgcacacacgcacacacgcacacacacacacacacacacacccccgacCCTAAACCTAGCCCGCCGGCTGTCGGaattctggcatcggtctcctgtcCTTTTCGTAGTtccggtgttgggattccagcatcagtgtttcagctgccaggatcccaacagctcgTATTCTTACCGCTGCTTATTTGGTTAGTATGGCTGATGGTGCAGCAATGCCTTTAAACCCTGTAGTCCTTGTTCTGCAGTGTTGTGTACTGAAAGCCTTTTTATTGTTTTGCTCATACTCTttgtgtttatgtactttgttaggtgctgcaaaCCCCTTGTGCGCCGTATAGatcaaggataataataatagactTATAACATGCTTGGTTTGCTTTTTCTGTTGTCCTTACAGATAGTCCAGTATATTGGAGAAATCTGCCGATACCTCCTGAACCAGCCGTTGCGGGAGGCAGAGTCTCGGCACAAGGTGCGCATGGCGTTGGGGAATGGGCTACGTCCCTCTATCTGGACAGAGTTTACATCGCGGTTCAGCATCCCACAAATTGCAGAATTTTACGGCGCTACAGAATGTAATTGTAGCCTTGGCAACTTTGATAACAACGTGAGTGTGATCCGTGTGTGTGACGCATTTTATCCTGTGATGGTACAAAACGTAACCATCCCATGTCATGTGTGTGCAGATCGGGTCCTGCGGCTTCAACAGCCGTATTCTGCCGTTTGTTTACCCAATCCGGCTAATGAAAGTGAACGAAGACACAATGGAGCTGATCCGCAGCCCTGAAGGTCTCTGTATCCCCTGCGGGCCAGGTGAGTGCTCGGAGAGTGGTCTTAACTGAAATATTACTATTCCTCTGTTTCTGAGGCGTTGCATTAGCACATTATAGCATATAAAAATTACATTCTGATGTCTTAAAGCATCATTGCCGAATACAATTGTGTGTTCTACATTATACTATTTTTAATGATCATTTGAAACAGGCTATGTTATATTGGGTTCTATTAATGAGGTTTGAAGGAAATGACAATGCCTCTTACATGCTCTTTTGGTGACACTACTAACTTTAGGGTGTAGAGGGACGCAATTCAAGATTTGGCCCTCACGCAGCTACAACGCTTTTGTAATATACCTCCTCCCACTGTGTAATCCCTCCTTGCAACAGCTCATTAGTCCTTTTCTAACAAAGCTCTCGGGATAACACTGTAATAAAGAATTGGACTGTAGATTTTAGAGCCATGAAGGAAGGGGCCATAATGtccccaaatggattaagtataaaaATCCTATTCGCTTGCATCCCCTTGGTGGGGAACACTAATAAcctttgggatgtcccaaagccgtAATTAGGGAAGGGTGCCCTCAGAAATTCTATGGAAGACAAAACACCAACAACAACTACTTTGGAGGCAGACCACCATACACTATATTTTAGAAGTATTACCAAGAATCTGCCAAGCGCTCCGTaccacagcatgcaggaagctctcACCAACCAGGAAGATCTGGCCACTGGGACCTGAAATGTAAGACAAACCTAATCCTGTCAGAAGTTAGCCCAAATCAGCCAAGCCATGTATGGCCAGACTGTGGCCACCTAGTTCGTTGCCCTCATAAGGGACCAGGAGAACATCAACAACAGAAAACCAAAATCCGACCTATTGCTCGTATCATGAAGAGGGAGTGTTGCACTGTACCAATTTGCCTATTGGACCAGAAGTTAACATGCAGGCAGCTGAGGCATCCAACTATAGTGCACCTATCCTGTTAAGGCACTTGGGGCCgactttcagacctgatcgcagcagcaaatttgttagcaaattggcaaaaccatgtgcactgcaggtggggcagatgtaacgtgcacagagagttagatttgggtgtggtgtgttcaatctgaaatctaaattgtagtgtaaaaataaagcgatcagtatttaccctgcacagaaacaatataacccacccaaatctaactctccctgcacatgttatatctgccccctgcagtacacgtagttttgcccatttgctaacaaatttgcttctacgatcagatctgaattaggccaagtCAGGATTTTATAGTGCGAAGCTGCATTGCAAAAATTTGTTGTATCAAATCTTAGTGATTTAAACTAGGCAGGTGTCCTATTTGGAAAATATGCCCAATATCTATTTAATTTCTTTTGAAGGCGTGGACCTGTGTACCCCTATACACAGTGGCAGAAAGAATTTTGTGGACTAAACAGGTTCATAAGATTACAGCCCATGAATTCGCTAATCTTACCACTGAGGCATACATCTGAAAGTTTGATTCAAGCGTCTATAACAGCAGTTATCAGATAGACCACACTGTTGTAGGCGTTGTAGATTaggcattgtcacaactgagggcctgagctgacgggaggcagcctcagttgtaggggctgagatgtaccggaacctgggaggttgtatcagacccctggacatgtaagtaacatgaataataactgcccgaaggcgtgaccacgacaacttggataaaagtcaatgatgtttattatgacaactccgcaacacagcagcagtaaaagaaaacgtaaaagtcagcaaagaataaatacagttcctgggtactacaggatggcaggagccacagggcactggtagtgtgagatagttcttatgatcttctagatggaaagtccttaccaggcccgactgtagcaatggagataacccaggattgtgccagctggtgttccaggaaaagctgggttgctgaagataaaacagctgctgtggatactggctggaaccagactgttgttagcacggagtggatactggctggaaccagttaaataataaatgaacttgggagcgatgaaatatgaactgaaatgtagaacttgagagcggagaaataataataccggtggagagtggtaaagtgtagaaaggacaccggccctttaagggaagctgtactctgctggaagctgagctggaagcaggtaatgttgtagctggaaacagatgaatccacaatggattggagagtcaggctacaccgcaggtggaatgctggtgcgggtctctatggtggaagtcttgagacaggagctggaacctggaagacaatcacaggagagagacaaacaggaactaggtttgacaaccaaagcactgacgccttccttgctcaggcacagtgtatttatacctgcagcaaggaagggattggctaggcaattatgcagattatcaatactgagaacagattggtggaaatgatcagctgacagaatccaagatggctgcgcccatgcagacacttggagggaagtttggtttgtaatccatgtggtaatgaaaacagtaatggcggcgccggccaccggagacaggaggcgccaggctgacagatgcacatccaaccacgcggacacagcggaggccgcggctgacgtaatcgccactcagacactctgcatgcagaagttcagggacggcggcggaggccgcgggagacgccatgccaggtgtaatatggcgtttactgtgacagcgtcccagagtgacaggagaggatacaggaatgtacacatcaggataacagatgggatccggtcctggagcgctgagccagccttaggaggcatctgatgggtaagaaatggcgtccagatacccggatcgtgacaggcatcAATTGGTGTCTAAATGTTGTATTTCCCCTATTTCTTTATCCGTTCTCATAGTACCAGCCTATTGACGTGTCCAATCTTTGTCTCACAGGAGAGCCAGGACAGTTGGTCGGCCGTATTATCCAGTCAGATCCTTTGCGGAGATTCGATGGTTACGTGAATGAGACGGCCACCAGCAAAAAAATTGCTAGAAACGTTTTCAAAAGTGGAGACATGGCATATCTCTCTGGTAAGAGTTAGCTAGTTCCCTAACATAGGGAAATCTTCCTTCAATTTCATACCCTTTTTGATAACCGGATGTAGTGAATACCCCAATATCTGCTag
Coding sequences within:
- the SLC27A4 gene encoding long-chain fatty acid transport protein 4, yielding MLRLASCTSLLLLLKAVVGLPWFQAIGGVLVFYLGSGGWRFMKVFYKTIGRDVRGAITLVRVKLQVKKHLQEKNTVPNIFKDIVKRHPNKTALIFEGTETSWTFQELDEFSNSVANFLYAEGFRAGDVIALFMENCNEYVGLWLGMAKIGVEAALINFNLRLDALEHCFSVSNSKAVVFGREMSQAMNDVYAMMGKSVQLYCVGDCDPSTVPPGTAFIAPLLQSASRHPPKDPGRGFTDKLFYIYTSGTTGLPKAAIVVHSRYFRMAALVHYGFGMRADDVIYDCLPLYHSAGNIVGMGQCILLGLTVVIKKKFSASRFWDDCIKYNCTIVQYIGEICRYLLNQPLREAESRHKVRMALGNGLRPSIWTEFTSRFSIPQIAEFYGATECNCSLGNFDNNIGSCGFNSRILPFVYPIRLMKVNEDTMELIRSPEGLCIPCGPGEPGQLVGRIIQSDPLRRFDGYVNETATSKKIARNVFKSGDMAYLSGDVLVMDELGYMYFRDRTGDTFRWKGENVSTTEVEGILSRLLGQADVVVYGVEVPGTEGRAGMAAIADPDHTCDLDKFARDLKKSLPGYSHPVFLRLLPEVNKTGTYKFQKTDMRKEGFDPHTVKDALYVLDSQQGKYITLDDEVYKKIQSGKLKL